Within Phycodurus eques isolate BA_2022a chromosome 18, UOR_Pequ_1.1, whole genome shotgun sequence, the genomic segment cataaaaaaaaaaaaaaaaaaaaagggagggacAAGACCGTCAAATAATTGCGCATATTTATAATGTGTTCTGGTAACATTTAGTGCCAATTCATGTCAAATCGAACCCACTACCTTTATAATTAGGCGCTTTTGAATTCTCATGAGGCATCTAAAACCCCAAAACACATGGCTTCGCAAATAAATTATGGTGATTTAATTGGGTAAATGTGCAAGGATATTTTACATGGGGCATCAGGGTGGCCTCGTACTGTCTTTTCCAACCTTTTTTCCCAGCCAATACAAATGTGTTAcatgacccaaaaaaatcaagGCCCAAAAGCAAACCAAATCATCACATTTCTTTCCTCAATGTGAAAGCTGGGACACAGGCAGAAACACAGAGCTCTTAAATAATAAGAGTccgttctgggtttgaatctcagcttcctgccttcctgtgtggacttttcttttgcttttaatCTCACACGACGTGACACTCTACTTGTTTCAGGTGCGCTGCGAGTTTAAGTCAAGCCGTCCAGCAGGTAGCCGTGCGCAGGCAGAAGCACACACTTCCCGACCTGACCTACGACTATGGCGCCCTGGAGCCTCACATCAACGCCGAGATCATGCAGCTGCACCACAGCAAGCACCACGCCACGTACGTCAACAACCTCAACGTGACAGAGGAGAAGTATAAGGAGGCGCTCGCCAAAGGTACCACATTGTCGACTCGTGTCGGCTAATTAACGACCAGTACGGAATCGGTTGCAACGGAACCTTCTCCATTCTTTTAAACTTGCTGGAAAAAAGTTTAAAGGCTTGTTTGGTATCAAGAcgtaaagcaaatcccagaagggaggaaagagcaaacagaaaaacttttcaatcatgttgatttcatttgcctttttttaaatgggcaaAGCAGGGGGCCAAATTATTAAAATTGGAGaatgtgattatttttatttagaaaacaatttttttggggggggggtgtggaattattattttttaacagtatTTAAGGCTGTGTCAACCAGCCCTAGGACAAGCCACGTGCAAGGATCAATTTGTGATTGTACATTTTATGCAAGGTGGCAGTTACCATGAACACCGTGCAAGGAATGATCACATTACAGTAATGTTGCACATGCGTACATTCCTGATGTGTAACATTTGCAGTTCAGTTTATTCACATTCTTGATTGTGACTGTGTTacgccagatttttttttttttgtgtgcgtgtgtattttaGGAGACGTGACTGCACAGGTCACCTTTCAGCCGGCTCTCAAGTTCAACGGGGGAGGTCACATTAATCACTCCATCTTCTGGACTAACCTCTCTCCCAACGGTGGGGGTGAGCCACAAGGTAGCAAGTAGTGATTTCTTGAtatgttggaaacttttgactGTTCTCCCAAGCCACAATCAGGAGCAATCAATACCAGGAagttggacaaaaacaaaacaattgcccATATCCTGCACTTGATTTTAGGAACTAGAAAATGACTTTTCTGACCCCTAGTGGTGACACAAACCAAAAACGCGCTGAGAATAACTGTCAGTTCATGGTGCTAAGCAGCATTGTCTGTGTCAGGGGAGCTCATGGAGGCCATCGAGCAGGACTTTGGCTCCTTCCAGAGCATGAAGGAGAGGATGTCTGCGGCTACGGTGGCGGTTCAAGGCTCAGGCTGGGGCTGGCTGGGGTACGACAAGCAAAGCGGAAGACTCTGCATCGCAGCTTGTGCCAACCAGGACCCTCTGCAGGGCACCACAGGTCAGCGACAATGTCTCTCCAGGTTTTGCTCGTCTTATCAGTTGCTACATAAACTGCCTCCGACCCGCAGGCCTCTTCCCCCTCCTTGGCATTGACGTATGGGAGCACGCGTACTACCTTCAGTACAAAAATGTCCGGCCAGACTACGTTAAGGCCATCTGGAATGTCATCAACTGGGAGAATGTGAATGAGCGTCTGCAGACTGCCAAGAAATAGACTGAGCCATCCATATGTGGATGGAAGAAAGTCATTGTAGATCACTTGTACAATTTTGTATTAAGACCCTCAAGGCTCTTGAACATGAACACCCTGCACATACTTTAATTGTCCTCTCCCTGTCTATAAAGCGcaaaaaactgaactatcatgTCAAAAGGTGGCCGGCTTACCTGAATCCTGACGGACGTACATGCAATGATGTAATCATAACGTGTCATCTGTCGCGGTAAAACAGATTCATGTAATCAAAGTGTTTGGTgtgtaataaaaatatacattgaatagtatggattttttaaatttttatttttttattttttttttaaatacctgaTAGCTCGATTTTCTTCAGATAATCCATTTGGTAAGGAGCATAATGCACTAAAACAGTTTTTCCCCAACcgttattgagccaaggcagcTATTTTACTTTGTAGTAAATGCATTTTCTATTTCCTTAAAAGATCTGTCCTGTGATTATCTTTTAATATGAAAATGTCTGTCTTCTGAAACTGCTTTTGGATACATTCAGAATGTTAAACTGCCATTCAAATTCTACAAATAAGTTGTGGGTTCCAACTTCTTCAAAGGGCAAACATAATCCTTCATTGCGCCAATGTGATTGCCGGTTCTGATTTCACACATGAGTTTTGTCAAATGACATATTTGGgctttcaaactgttttttttaaggcatttaaaatgttgcattttgaTGTGTGGGTGTTGTCGTGGGTTGATTCAAGGACAACAATGTAATACAAACACTTGCAGACTATTGTGACATGATCCGGTTCCTAAAAAAAGATTTGGCCTATAATGGCAACCCTGTGCTTGGGGTGAACAGAGGACCCTTCGCTCTCCCTTTTGGTTTTGTacgtttacaaaaaaaacaattacaatgccagtggtgggcaaagtatggtcTGTGGGCTATGTATGGCCCCTCCATTCTTTGATCTGGCCTATACCAAGCATTTAAATGATCAAGagtactgtaatatttgttgtattaGAAAATGTCGTTCTCTAAaaagattaaaatgtatttgcttttattttgagctCTTTAAATTGATTGATTCGCAACTGGTGGGTAGGGTCCCAAAAGTGGGATTAggggtgagaaaaaaaagggaaaagatCTCGGAGTGCATGGACAAACAAGCaagcaaatatgaatttgtgaaatgaaGGTGTGCATTTAAATTTTTGGCCAAAAGAGGGCAGTGCTTTCCAAGGTTTTCCAATATAGGCTCTAGGTTCAGCTGTATTTAAGCaccatttttcttcctttcaaAATGATGGAAACACTTTAATCCACTCCTTGATGtaaatttcaaatattaaatgtaaataaagtttttgcCATCACTCAAAGGCCTGCGTGTCCTTTTTCCAGCTTGCTTCATTACACGCGGTTATGGAAAAAGCCCAAAAGGTCTCAATCAAGGACAGGTCCAAGTGTACAAATGGCTGACCTGCTTGCTCAGAGATTCTAACCAATCTCTTTGCCAGAAGAAATTTTATATTCCTAGAATCCTAAACTCTCAGGGTGAGTTTCCAGTGCAAAGTGGGGTGTCCACGCAGGCTAGCACATGTTGGCCACGTTTTTGAAATCTACTTCATGGCGTAGTgcaatatgaataataaaaagacaaatgcaGTTTTAATTACATGTATGAATCATACGTATAATCAAATGAAGGATTGCCTccaatttctcattttaaaataggCACTCAGAATTTAGTAGTTTCATGAGACAAAGTCTAAACATGGCCTAGatttgcttttaaaaatatagGCGTGCCCAAATTGATTTCCCTTCTCTCCCGCCAcacgcaaaaaaagaaaaactcatgcCTGTCTTTCAAGATAAAGTTTTTGCATAAGGCAAAATATTGAGGAAATGTCTCAGAGGTTAATTCATCTCACGCCCTCCTCTTcctgtttttctctctccttaCAGTATCTAAGATACCTGACCTTTTTCCAACGTTGATTTTGAATAATGCTCTTCGTGGTTTTCTAACAGCTTATTTTAGGACATTAAATGAGACTCCCATTTGGCCTGGTGTTGCTTTGATTGACTTTACATTCACCCTGGAAAGAGGACGCGTGCCAATTAATGCCTTGCTATTTTTGCTATTTTCATTTATGGCCTGCATTACGGCATAAAAACCTTGAAATGCTGTTAGTGTTTCTTTAAAACCTTCAAACATTTGTGGCGGTAGAAAAGCATATAAAACACCAAGTTGTGTCATTCAGACACATCTTTGTTTCATTTGTCAAACCAAGTACATTagtctttgtactgtatagtGAAAGATGACTTCATTTAGCGCTGATATACAAACTATGCACGCTCTGCATTTGAACGGAGGTTATGATGCAATGGAGAAAATGGGGAAGTAAATGCAGTACAGTAACAGTATTCCACTCGATCTCGGTTGCCGTGGTTTCTACTGTTAGGGGTACATAAAAGAAGACGTACTATACtcaccaaataaataaataaataaataattcaggATGAACCTTAAATATAGGTGAACTTAGTTTGACCTCCTCTAAATGTTTGAATCACATGTCCAACTGTACAATGTTTTGCTCCTTGTTTGAGAACAGCAAATAATGCAAAAAGTACAGAATCATACAACAGTTGGACATGTCTGtgcattcaacatttttaaaaaggccagaTTAAGTTTACCTGTAAaggttaaagtgcattttaggttgatCCTAATTTTTACGAGTATACTATGGATTGTTTTCACAATATAAAAGAGTTCCGAGGTGTCTTAAGAACATATTTGCGTCATGCTTTTGTGAAAATATCCAAAGGATCAAGcatcattcacattttttaCAGCATATTTCTTGCCCTTGTTGCAATTGGCTGGTTTTAGGAGCGGATCTGTCATCCCGCcgctgggccaatggcgagcccattattttttttgttagaatgacaaaaattcTCTTCCGGTTCGCTCGGCGGCTAGTGTTCGCTGCGGCCGTGTGCGTGCTTCTACTAGTGAAAGCAGAGCCCTGAGTGTGTAAAACACGCAAGTGACCAAATCGATGAAAGCATTTTTGTGACGCATGGACCCATCGCCAAACACAAATGACCCCCTGACCCCTCGCCATCAAGTAAGTGCTGTATTTCAGAAGCTAACGCTGTTGTGTAACGCTAATCTGTGAACCGCTGAAAACTCAAAGCAGCTCTCTTTACTGTGTGGGaagccaccactggctaatttaacaatgtccacacacacacacacacgcacacacatttcgCCTTGCGCTGACCTTTTACCTTGTTACCCCAGATAAGCACCTTGTTTGCAATTGAGTGTTGCTATAAAATTAACACACATTCATtgccattgatggctttaggagtcatgttaactgggaaggctggcagtgaacgagttcaatgttttcggtttgaagttttattgtttttgtgagtCCGTGGGGGCGTGCTCCCGAGTTCgcgacaaatgattgacacctcgtaagtgatgccttctgtctctgattagTTGTTTTTCCTCGCACAGGGTGGTTTCTTATCAAATTAGAGGCATAAGAGGGGGCCGGAGACGGTTGATCTTTTTTTCACTGACCATATCAATCATGAATCATGAATCATGAATCATATCAATGAAGAATATACAGCTGTCGGTTTTAAGAAATATGTTTTAagaaaacgtgtttttttttaagattgcaAACTCCCCTTAAATAGTTTGAGAAAAAGAGAAGGGAGTTAGTTTTAACAAGAGGGTGTAACCACGGATGGTTAGGTCTTTGGAGTTACGCAACACTGAACGATGTCCTTCAGACAGTAGTGTAATAACACGCTGCTGACTTCAGGGTCATTTAGGTTTATGCTGGATTGATTTTACCTGATGAATTCTGctcatttaaggactgtttgCATTCATTACACTGACTTTAATTGCACAGAGTTATTGTAATTTTCTGATAATGGGCCAAACTTTAAAAGGTTACTGTAACCCTAACTCTTATACTTGTATTATGTACTCCAAATCCCACCGTTTATGTATTATTCATTTGTCCAATTGAGTCTGTTGGATTTGGAATGAAGACTCCTCTTGGATTTAATCGGTGAATGGatttttcatcaaaaatgaaCAGGCGTGTTGGCTCTGCCAGTGCACAGCAGCTCTTTGGCTGTAAGCGAAGGGATGTGTCATGGGAAACAGGCTAAAAAGAAGTGAAAAGCATCCGGAAGAGACCCAAAAGCCTGCATTTTCAAAAGGTCAATAAGGTTGGCCTTGCAGCAGACTTGGCTTGTTGTTGAGGAAGGAGCTTCCTGTACGTCATTGACAGCCATACTTaaactgccagccctcccagttaacatggatatttgacttcaaaagccgtcaatggcagtgaatgagttaaatggtGTCACCGAGTATCCATTATAGCCCTcacatgaaaattattttaccttTTCCACATCTAGGTGTAGTGCAACGGTGATGGTGCCAGTACAATTTAATTACCAGTATCTCTGATTAtgatgtatccatccatccatttttttatttcatattttacatttttgtcatgctATTAGCTTAACTATTGATTCTGAGCTGCTCCAGATAATGTATGTCTTAGTGTTGGTAATAAAAGGTGTATTAGGTCAAGTAAGTCTCCACTGAAGGCCCATGCACAGCTCGTGACTGATAGCAACAGGTACACACaaagtgatttttaacatcttaactgatTTTCATAACGTGAGAGGGAAGAACATAGGCGAGTGCATGTGTAAATGACTTTTAGGTAATCATCGCCATTTCAAAAAGCTTTATCAGCGAACCTCGTTCAAGGTGATGTCACAGAGGTCTCAAGGAAAAACTCCTTTTCACTGAGACTTTCAAGGAAATAgggacatttaaaaactgtttatGATCCATAGTTGTGGATAGAATATATacaaaagtttgttttcatccACATTTGAGTTTGCTTCCATGTGACTCCGAGACTTCATTTTTGGCACTTTAAAGAAATGATCTAACGGTCAAAGAATCTTCATCCGCACTTCAGCCAACAGTGAAGCAATGATGGAGGCGAGGATGTTTGTGCTGACAAAGATCGGAAAATACGATACAAACTTTCATCAGAGAGCGTCTTTAAAGGATAAATATGTAACAAACGTGCCGTGGGGATTAATAAACTACAACAATCTGATTGTCTATCAGTTTCCAATCGGGCGACATAATTCTGGGGGAATAATAACCATGTTTGCTTCCAAAGTGACATGTTCATAACCAGACAatatattaggtacacctgcacaacccAGTGAGAGCCAACCTGTACCCTATGACAAGGGAAACCTGCCCACAAATGATACATTATTTCCCAGTCCTTCAAGAGTGAacagtttgactttattttagtatcgttttacttttgtttttggatCTGGTCTACCCAAAAACCCACAGAGTAAACAACTCCCCAACAGTACAAGTAGGCTTCACAGGTCAAAGGAAGgtctttttcaaaatgtgaacagcttGCTCTCTGTTGGCTTCCAGTTGACAGACTAAGTGAGATCATGCCCCGAAGACCAAATGGCGCAAGAATCCGTCAGAATCTTTTCATTATTGTGGTCTGCTGTTTCATTATCTGTCTAAACGTATGTCCGCATGGAAAAGCTGGAGCTACAGTCAGCATGGAAAGGATGAGTTGGCCACAACAAAAAagttgtgacaaaaaaaaatggaggtaGTCTGAAGGTCAATTCATTCAAGTGACAATAGTGGCATcttccacaaagaaaaaaaaacgtgagtGCGTGAAGCGTGAGTATGgcagttttttttggtgttttttttttaggggctcAATACACACTCTGCCAGGGGATTTTCCATGCAGTAttccaaaacaaatgtaatattgGCAGTGGATCTTGACAAATGGGCCTCAAAACAAATGCATCAAAGGATCCTTCCCACTGTCTTAACTAATTTCACACTCTCTTCGCAATATTATATCTTCTTATGAGCTACAGATCGTCCACATGGGGCTTTTTCGCTTTCCATTCTCTCACTGTGAGCGATTCTATCAGTCAGGTTTGGATGGCAGTATTGTTATGTCTGCAAATTATACGActacaaaaaaagcaatggacCAGACTCATGGAGCATGCCGGCCGGTTGCCTAATGACTCAGGTGCTTGCATTCATGCTGAGAATCGAGGATTATTTTGCACAATATGGGTGGCAatgaaaactaatttaaaaaaattaaccgTGTCGTGACCAGCCACAGATTTGAAAGGATTTTTCAGTCTGAACGTTTCACTGGTGTGTAATAACAATGCCATTCCTCAATGTTTGGAACTCATGAAACAATCGAAAAGTGTAGCTAGTTCGGCACGAGTGTTATATTATTTAATTCCCCAAAAGTGTTATTTCAGgttatttgaaacaaatgttcAGGAATGTTAAGACTCCGTTATTCCCCAACCACTTTGGATTTATGGACAAAAtgtctatttaaaacaaaattacaatttttaagACAGCCTGTCAATATTGTCtgtggtgtgtgtgcgttgttGCAACAGTTTCCTCTTGCGCAGATATCAAACAGGAGCTGCAGCGTGCTGGAAAATAGTCCAGTTATGAGTATGATCTCGTTGTTTAAGTTCTCATGCAATTCTCCCGAGAACGCTGACGTGATTCAAAATAttaggggaaggggggggggctccACGTGAGTGACCTCATCCTCACTAGTCCCTCTGCAGAGGTCATGAAAAGCACACACATGATACGAAGCAGCACTTCACCAAACATTAGGCGCGAGTGAATGAACACGAGTGCTGCTCACAAATCAGCGTTCCTCAGCCCAGCAGCCAGTCGGAACATACAGACAGCTCCCGTTGCTATGGGACTTTTCCGTCCCCGGCTGTGGACTTTGGCCAGTCCGCATTAAGAAAAGCAGGCAGCGTATCCTGTCTCCACAATGGAGGATACATTTCAACACACAGTTAAGAGTCCAGATTCCAGAAGTACATATTTGGCCAGTGACAGAGTTTTGATGGTTTGGCCTTCCTACACCACCGCAATGAATtcggcaggaaaaaaaattcaatgtgattgaaatgtggacttttcAGCAGAAGTCAACAATATTCTGAAGAAGGTTGGCGTATCAATGTCAACATTGACAATCAGTCTTGTAATATAAcggagtacaaatactttgttactgcagTTAAGTAGGATTTTCATGCAGCTATACTTCATTATTGATAGTTCTGCCGACCTTTTATGCAGCAGATGGCGTCCAAGAAAACTAAGGAGGTGAACGAGGAAAACGGTCTTTGCAGGTATGGTTTTTGTACATTAGAGTGAAAGACTCGTCTGACAGGAAGAAGTACCTCTAATGTGTACCTACAGTGATGGAACTATTGGCATTAAAAACAGTAGTAGTAGGCTAAATCCACATTATATTAATCCAGTTCAGTCAAAACGTCCATTTCTTCTTGGCTATCATGAGCTTGGTTAGGCATATGCTTAACAAGATGGCGAGACTCACAGGTGCTATCTAACCACTCAGCCGAAATGCAGATCTTGAACTACACCACCAAAGTCAAATCTCGATTATCAaccttctgtaccgcttatcctaactaggataaacaaacaaaaatgacgaTGAATCCAATGCACCCAATCCAATGTCTTATTGAAACGCGAGTAaactgagttacgagcttggtcggGGTGGGAATATGTTATACGACTAGATGAATGTGCTGTTATGCTTCTTGCGCACTCGTGCTCTGTATTGTCTGAGCGCTGTCTATTTGCAGACATATGATGGGCCCTTTGCAGACACACAAGGAAGCGCTTGTGTTTCTGTCTGTCCCACATCTGTCACCATGTCGTTGTGTGTGAATAAATCTCACTTTCCAGTGCtatttaaatgataaaaattgCCATCGCCGACCACGAGCATGAAGGCTGATTACTGTCTTTGCTTCAAAGTCACTCCCCTGGAAATCCAAAAAgcctctttgttttgtttgcctgTCTGCATGAGTTTGCTGCCTTAAAAGAAATGTCACCACTGAAGCCTTTAAAGATGACAAATGATCATTTTCAACTCCGgctcattttccatttttgttttaaatagtgTGGAACACACTATAAGTTTTTCCGTTCATTTTCCGATGCCCAGTGTGAGTGTCCTCACTATTAATTACTTCGACATACGGACAGAAATTACAGGACGTTTATTCCTGAGAAGTGAGTCGACTTTATCAGCAAGactacaaaaacaattcatCTGCTTTGTACTACTGTGCcttcatcttttatttatttatttttttgctgagaAATATACTTTCATGACATCACCTGCCACTGtaatgcaaaatacagtaaaaaaaaattaccacatACAAACATGCAGTTCTGATCTTTAACAACATTAGTGGGACTTTTAACATTATATGTCACTCTGGTTCACAGGCGTTCTAAAGCATTAATTTGGCTTGCATCTAACTGAAAATGATGATGTTTATAGGTGCCATCCTTTTGGTCTCATTTCTTATGGATAATTATTGATGACCAAACTGACAGATGTGGGAATTGTGACAAAATTATAGCAAAACCCAATGTTATTTTAGTCGAATGTGGTGTttagtactgtatgtgttaacATGACCGTTTGTGGAGTACAATTCTAGAGAGAACAAGTTGAAGATAGACAGACAAGTCTGGGCAAAATGGATTGATTTGGCAGATTTATACTCTCCAACTGCGCTGGTTTATTGAGGTGATAATGATAAAATCACATTTGGGAACTCAGAACTTCTTGAAAACCAGTGACTCACCTGCCAACTTTTTGTTTGGATTAGCCAATAAAGCTGCTGGACTTTTCCAAGGAGTGACCTGATAACAATGAAGTAATACTATGTTTTAGGAAGGTTGGCACACAACCACAGTAGTGGATTATTAATAGTGAATACCTATTTTGAGTATAAGCCATTCGCTAGGCTTGTctaaaatttagaaaaatagGCCTACAGAGGTGACAAGAAGCATATTTTCAATGAAATATTTCCTTTATACAACATAAACAGCTGCGTACTAACCGACCGCCCAACCGACGTACTGCGctagtttgtgttttttaagaaTTTTGTAGGAATTTCCATGTTACCTCGAGCGCGTAGCTTTCAGTGTGGCTACTTTGCGTGACACATTTGCAAACTTTGATAGTACAAAGTGTGACGAAGGTCGCTCAAGCGTGATAAAATATTGCTAAAGCGATGCTTAAAGCAAGCGTATATAATATCCAACAGTtactttatacagtatttagagACCTTCTTGCAAAATATAAAGAAAGAAGATGTATCAATCGATCTGTTTCTATCGCGATAGCGAGCTTGCTAGCTTGCTAGCTAATTGGCAAGCCAGCTGTGCTTGGATACAGTTTTCAGACTTTGACTTTCAATGTAATAACAATTAACCATAAAAGTCACAAAACTGCAAACCAGATAATAAAGATCAAAtatggacatttttttcttttccactatCTATTCTCAAGCATTCTTGGGTCTTAGCTAAATATTTAGCAAGTCCGTGGCTATGCAAACCGATGTAGTAATGTACACTTagcagtgctgttttttttcttttcttcctttttccctGTTGATTTACATTTAGAAACCTcgtaaaatgtatttcttgtaaataaatttaaaaaaaaaaagatagtgcaccatctgttttcatttttcataacaacattttaaatatcacaaaactgctaatatatattttattcctCGAGCCACTTGTAAAGGTTTCCTGGGTTTGTATGCTATTATTTTCAGTCCAAGTGATTtactagtaaagaacagaaacGAGTTCAtatactttgtatttattttttctttttttctttctgtgagGTTTTGTTTCATCATATTTTAGACTTAAGTTTTGGGTCAAGGCGGGCACGTCTAAAACTGAAACTTTCCTAAATGAGTCCAGATGCCTTTTTCGACTCCTGCATTTTAAAGCCAACAAAGCAATAGCTGAGgcacatggggaaaaaaaaaatatcatgaaaATGTCATAAAAGCTGTTTTCAGTTGCCATTTATCCGTGCAGCTCCTGTGCCAGCAGCGTTGTAATGTGACCTTGTCAAAATGTGCCCTGCTGTCAAACGTTAACGGTGAATGAACCCCACATTTTAAAGTTCATGTCTGTAGTCTTTATTATCCTGTTTAATAACtctttgaaattgttttggATGATGCAACGTCCTTCGCAAACAGCAGCCACTGACAACATTCTGCTTTGGTTGAGTAAAACTGATGCACTGGGATTTCTATTGCAAGTTGAAATTGACGAAAGGTCTGAGTGAGCAACATTTCCATAAAGTAACAGTTTTCCAGGTTTTTTAacaatgcaatttttaaaataaacattaataaataaagaatatgTTTAACAtgattataaaatatttataggacatggaaatttgttttgatttttagcagagcaaaaaaaaaaagaattatggtTTATTAagcttgtaaataaaaaaaatactttctgtAAATATGCAGATGAAAGAGtagataaaataatataatctaaatacttttttcaaatgtatctaaaattaaaaaaaaaaaaaattcccaccaGGTACGTTttgagaaaggaaaaaaatgctgttataataataatttataataaaataatttatgtgaaagtgcaaataaaataaatatggttaatatgtacagtaaataagtcaaaataaattaagtggttaaatatattaaataaataaataaaaaaacaatacaatgtgtatatatatatatatatatatatatatatatatatatatatatatatatatatatatatatatatatatatatatatatatatatatatatatacatatatatatatatatatatatatatatacatatatatatatatatatatatggttaaCATATGCTgtaaaatatatgaataaaatataataataatattattaattcTTCCTACATGTcacatttgtaataaatatgagtttttttactgtaaaaggaataaataaatagatgttAAATCTAACGTTCTATAGGCAACATTATTGTAATGAGGGAGAAAATCTATAAGTAAAACATCTGTTGTCAAAGCAGAGGGTTTAAATACAttcctgtctgttttttttctttctgtcaaaaGTTTCACTGTGATGATGATTTAAGCTTTCTAGAATGAGGTCTTAACTTTTTCCAGGCCAAACAGTGACCCActtataaatgtaaaaaacacaatGTGTGTTCACGAGCACACATTCTTTAATCATcaggaattttaaaaaaataatttaaaaaaatggcgcAGTGGAAAGGTGCTCTTAAATGGTCACAATGACgccaaaaaaaagctttaaaaaaaattatgtactaacatttttaatgtatgacCCACGTGTGGAAAGTAAACTTGGGCCTGGATTTAATCAAGC encodes:
- the sod2 gene encoding superoxide dismutase [Mn], mitochondrial, whose amino-acid sequence is MVRSDAAVKLNSPTHFSSRAVIEKAQKRVCLNLVNADANMLCRVGQIRRCAASLSQAVQQVAVRRQKHTLPDLTYDYGALEPHINAEIMQLHHSKHHATYVNNLNVTEEKYKEALAKGDVTAQVTFQPALKFNGGGHINHSIFWTNLSPNGGGEPQGELMEAIEQDFGSFQSMKERMSAATVAVQGSGWGWLGYDKQSGRLCIAACANQDPLQGTTGLFPLLGIDVWEHAYYLQYKNVRPDYVKAIWNVINWENVNERLQTAKK